The following proteins are co-located in the Eleginops maclovinus isolate JMC-PN-2008 ecotype Puerto Natales chromosome 1, JC_Emac_rtc_rv5, whole genome shotgun sequence genome:
- the LOC134861595 gene encoding general transcription factor II-I repeat domain-containing protein 2B-like, with translation MTGRHAGFIALCKSDPAFPKFVQYHCIIHQQALCAKVIGFEHVMTPVVRIINSIRSKAKQHRSFKVMLAELSAEYGDLLLHTDIRWLSRGRILLRFLSLLREIKDFMKSRDEDTSLLEDVAWLLDLAFLTDITGKLNNLNCALQGKGKTVADMISALNAFKAQMSIFSAHLQRKKVLHFPSLQMVLNDNTSASEIFGNAAEKYTQVINRVGQEFENRFCDIDKLEPCVSFVSNPFINVDTTSIAEQLSAMFSLDAGQVEIEIVTLQNDIRLKAHQAAANFWGLVDTEKYSGLCTAAMKVASLFGSTYLCESAFSDMNFIKNEHRTRLTDAHLQDSLRLAVSNYSPDYEALVASMQCQASH, from the exons ATGACCGGACGGCATGCAGGGTTCATCGCGCTCTGTAAAAGCGACCCAGCGTTCCCGAAATTCGTACAGTACCACTgcatcattcaccagcaggccttATGTGCAAAG gtgatcGGCTTCGAGCACGTAATGACTCCTGTTGTGAGGATCATAAACAGCATCCGTTCCAAAGCTAAACAACACCGAAGTTTCAAGGTGATGTTGGCGGAGCTGTCGGCTGAATATGGGGACCTGCTTCTCCACACGGACATCCGATGGCTCAGCAGAGGACGGATTCTGCTCCGGTTTTTGTCGCTGTTGAGGGAGATCAAAGATTTTATGAAATCTAGAGACGAAGACACATCGCTGCTGGAGGACGTTGCGTGGCTACTAGACCTGGCATTTCTGACGGACATTACTGGAAAACTGAACAATCTGAACTGTGCGCTGCAAGGCAAAGGTAAGACTGTTGCCGACATGATCAGTGCTTTAAATGCGTTTAAAGCACAGATGAGCATTTTCTCTGcgcatttacagagaaaaaaggtgctgcacttCCCCTCTTTGCAGATGGTGCTGAACGACAATACCTCTGCGTCTGAGATTTTTGGCAACGCTGCCGAAAAATACACTCAAGTCATAAACAGGGTTGGGCAAGAGTTTGAGAATAGGTTTTGTGACATTGATAAACTTGAGCCATGTGTGTCGTTCGTTTCGAATCCATTTATAAACGTGGACACAACGTCCATTGCTGAGCAACTAAGTGCAATGTTCAGCTTGGATGCTGGGCAGGtggaaatagaaatagtgaCACTGCAGAATGACATTCGCCTCAAAGCCCACCAGGCTGCAGCAAACTTTTGGGGCCTTGTTGATACTGAAAAGTACAGTGGTCTGTGCACAGCAGCAATGAAGGTTGCCAGTCTGTTTGGGTCTACCTATCTTTGTGAATCagccttttctgacatgaatttcATAAAAAACGAACACAGAACACGGCTCACTGATGCACATCTGCAAGACTCACTCAGACTTGCAGTGTCAAATTACAGCCCAGATTACGAGGCCCTGGTTGCCAGCATGCAATGCCAGGCTTCCCATTAA